The Dioscorea cayenensis subsp. rotundata cultivar TDr96_F1 chromosome 7, TDr96_F1_v2_PseudoChromosome.rev07_lg8_w22 25.fasta, whole genome shotgun sequence genome includes a region encoding these proteins:
- the LOC120265026 gene encoding protein ALP1-like, producing the protein MRPSHLKKCLCFVVIKAQPQNVLPVINPDLQFTYVLAGWEGSANDFTVLKDALARPQPERLKLIEGRRPSTSELKYYTNEQLTGVIIVGKYYLVDAGYTTMQGFIAPYRGVRYHLKEHSGRAPTNPRELFNLRHSMLRSHVERAFAILKNRFKILISHPFFPFRTQVKLVLACCILHNYIAGVDPNDMLMHEESTQNDEQIMSTQPRSQREQREENRALIELRDKIAYDMWMTYSGFL; encoded by the coding sequence ATGCGTCCATCCCACCTCAAGAAATGCCTCTGTTTCGTGGTCATAAAGGCCCAACCCCAGAATGTGTTGCCTGTTATTAATCCTGATTTGCAGTTCACTTATGTGTTGGCGGGTTGGGAGGGATCAGCTAATGACTTCACTGTTTTAAAAGATGCACTAGCAAGACCACAACCTGAACGATTAAAATTGATAGAAGGTAGGAGGCCGAGTACtagtgaattaaaatattacacgAACGAACAATTGACAGGTGTCATTATTGTAGGGAAGTATTATCTTGTAGACGCCGGTTATACTACTATGCAAGGGTTCATAGCACCGTATCGAGGTGTTAGGTATCACCTGAAAGAACACAGTGGAAGGGCGCCAACAAATCCAAGGGAATTGTTCAACCTTCGACACTCAATGCTACGGTCTCATGTAGAGCGTGCTTTCGCAATCTTGAAAAATCGTTTCAAGATTCTTATATCACACCCTTTCTTCCCTTTTAGGACACAAGTTAAATTAGTTCTTGCATGCTGCATATTGCATAACTATATAGCAGGTGTTGACCCAAACGATATGTTGATGCATGAAGAAAGCACACAAAATGATGAGCAAATCATGTCAACACAGCCCCGGTCACAGCGAGAACAACGGGAAGAGAATCGGGCTTTGATTGAACTTAGAGACAAGATAGCATACGACATGTGGATGACTTATAGtggttttctttga